From the Theobroma cacao cultivar B97-61/B2 chromosome 2, Criollo_cocoa_genome_V2, whole genome shotgun sequence genome, one window contains:
- the LOC18608235 gene encoding pentatricopeptide repeat-containing protein At5g09450, mitochondrial — protein MASRSLFLSLRRRSSNCSLSRLLSSGAASTEYMDEYLNNSETDDLKSRIFRLRLPKRSATTVIDKWVGEGNRVSISDLRQISKELRKSQRFKHALEISEWMVTHEEYKLSDSDYAIRIDLMTKVFDIDAAERYFEDLPPTAKTSETYTALLHCYAAAKLTEKAEELFERIKGLALSFSALTYNEIMTLYMSIGQLQKVSLVVEELKRHKVAPDIFTYNLWISSCAAALNIDQVKRILDEMRCDSACNDGWVRYISLVTVYVNASRLANAESSFPIETEKGITQREWITYDFLVMLYAGLGNKDKIDQIWKSLRMTKQKMTSRNYICISSSYLILGHSKEVGEVIDQWKQSNTTDFDISTCNRILSAFTEVGLTEKAHDLHLLLIQKNCSPTNEKSYIGV, from the exons ATGGCGTCGCGCTCCCTCTTTCTCAGTCTCAGACg gAGAAGCAGCAACTGCAGTTTGTCAAGGCTGTTGTCGTCGGGCGCCGCCAGCACCGAATACATGGACGAATATTTGAATAATTCGGAAACCGATGATCTGAAAAGCCGCATTTTTCGGCTGCGTCTTCCGAAGCGGAGCGCCACTACCGTAATCGACAAATGGGTCGGTGAGGGCAACCGAGTTTCCATTTCCGACCTCCGCCAAATCTCTAAGGAACTCAGGAAATCCCAGCGTTTCAAGCATGCTCTCGAG ATATCAGAATGGATGGTTACTCATGAAGAGTACAAGTTATCAGATTCTGACTATGCAATTCGTATTGACTTGATGACAAAAGTTTTTGATATTGATGCTGCTGAACGCTATTTTGAAGACTTGCCTCCGACTGCAAAGACTAGTGAAACATACACTGCTCTTCTCCATTGTTATGCAGCTGCAAAATTGACTGAAAAGGCAGAAGAGCTTTTTGAGAGGATAAAGGGGTTGGCCTTGTCATTCTCTGCCCTTACGTACAATGAGATTATGACTCTTTACATGTCAATTGGGCAGCTGCAGAAGGTTTCTTTGGTCGTAGAAGAACTGAAAAGACATAAGGTCGCACCAGATATCTTTACTTACAATCTGTGGATAAGTTCATGTGCTGCGGCTCTAAACATTGATCAAGTTAAAAGGATTCTGGATGAAATGAGATGCGACTCTGCTTGCAATGATGGCTGGGTGAGATATATTAGCCTCGTAACTGTTTATGTTAACGCTAGCCGTCTTGCAAATGCTGAGTCCAGCTTTCCTATTGAAACAGAGAAAGGCATCACACAAAGGGAATGGATAACTTATGACTTCCTTGTTATGCTGTATGCTGGCTTGGGaaacaaagataaaattgaTCAGATATGGAAATCGCTAAGAATGACCAAACAGAAAATGACAAGCAGAAATTACATATGCATTTCGTCTTCATATCTGATTCTTGGGCATTCCAAAGAAGTGGGAGAGGTTATTGATCAATGGAAGCAGTCTAACACCACAGACTTTGATATCTCTACCTGTAATAGGATTTTGAGTGCATTTACAGAAGTTGGGTTGACTGAGAAAGCCCATGACTTACATTTGCTTCTGATTCAGAAAAACTGCAGCCCTACAAACGAGAAAAGTTATATTGGAGTTTAA
- the LOC18608237 gene encoding purine permease 3, with product MRKGLKRSLLVLNCALLAFGNVGGPLIMKLYFLKSDKGVWTSSCLETAGWPFMVMPLTFSYLYRRRKEGPGTELFFIKPPLFLASAVIGLLTGVDDFLYAYGVARLPVSTSALIISTQLAFTVAFAFLLVKQKFTSFTINSVFLLTIGAVVLALHTSSDHPANESNRQYCSGFFMTLAASALYGFVLPAIELTYKKAKQTITYSLVIETQMVMSFSATVFCTIGMLFHKEVEAIPREASKFELGQSTYYLVILLSAILWQFFFMGAVGVIFSGSSLLSGIIIAALLPVTESLAVLFFHEKFQVEKAISVVLSLLGSLSYFYGELQKNKKNKASDTAMA from the exons ATGAGGAAAGGCCTGAAGAGATCCTTGCTCGTGTTGAATTGCGCACTGTTAGCCTTTGGAAATGTTGGTGGCCCCCTTATAATGAAGCTCTACTTCTTGAAAAGTGATAAGGGAGTTTGGACATCAAGCTGTTTAGAAACTGCTGGCTGGCCATTTATGGTAATGCCTCTCACATTTTCATACTTGTATCGTCGAAGAAAGGAGGGCCCTGGGACCGAGCTTTTCTTCATTAAACCTCCTTTGTTTCTGGCTAGTGCTGTTATAGGCCTTCTTACTGGGGTGGATGACTTTTTATATGCTTATGGTGTTGCTCGCCTCCCTGTCTCTACCTCAGCTCTGATAATTTCAACCCAATTGGCCTTCACCGTTGCGTTTGCCTTTCTATTGGTCAAGCAGAAATTCACATCTTTTACCATCAACTCAGTTTTTTTGTTGACTATCGGAGCAGTGGTTCTTGCACTTCATACAAGTTCGGATCACCCAGCAAATGAATCCAACCGACAATATTGCTCGGGATTTTTTATGACACTTGCAGCTTCAGCGCTCTATGGATTTGTGTTACCGGCGATTGAGTTAACATACAAGAAAGCAAAGCAGACTATTACTTACTCTTTGGTGATAGAGACGCAAATGGTTATGTCATTTTCAGCTACAGTTTTCTGCACCATTGGGATGCTTTTTCACAAAGAAGTTGAG GCAATTCCAAGAGAGGCAAGTAAATTTGAGCTAGGGCAATCAACATACTATCTGGTAATTCTGTTGAGTGCAATTTTATGGCAGTTCTTTTTCATGGGAGCTGTCGGAGTAATTTTCTCTGGCTCCTCACTGCTGTCTGGCATAATAATTGCAGCTCTGCTTCCGGTGACAGAATCTTTGGCTGTATTGTTCTTCCATGAAAAGTTCCAAGTTGAAAAAGCTATATCCGTTGTGTTATCTCTTTTGGGATCTCTGTCTTACTTCTATGGTGAGCtccaaaaaaacaagaaaaataaagcttCAGACACAGCGATGGCCTAG